In one window of Hevea brasiliensis isolate MT/VB/25A 57/8 chromosome 10, ASM3005281v1, whole genome shotgun sequence DNA:
- the LOC110642050 gene encoding uncharacterized protein LOC110642050 isoform X2, with amino-acid sequence MELSFTQGRWNYELWGGFDPISSSNAKPPGVELWAVFDVPQDQVDASWKNLTHTLSGLFCASINFLESSTMYSAPQWSFRPATGNIRYGMLPREAVCTENLTPWLKLLPCRDKDGLSALMDRPSIYKSFYHSQRLHLTSNKSGPEGMNPGIILEQTLTVVLQPNSQRTSMTYSGEKNVQPSWSLSSIFGRKVSGRCVLAKSSNVYLQLERGLVAELKKNKNNGVGNIASEGFWSGTGFELSVRPDKVFEEENSSHRRGSSVLFEFSVDKYSDSQPFDLGLKWKFPVTWSSEPAPLHASRFLMGSGNERGAIAILLKSADLNDASLGTCSSSNGYKFRVDVFQVVPWYVKVYYHTLQLFVNGQPKAVGDVIEKIHVSPSKDKISPGVMEMVLQFPCDVKSAALTLEFDKGFLHIDEYPPDANQGFDIPSAAISFPNFYTSLLFPGNCSVDKSPMLSKFQEKNPVLSYTEVLLVPLTTPDFSMPYNVITITCTVFALYFGSLLNVLRRRVDEEERLLKSKAGKTAPLSGLLSKLSAKLRGRPQETPQSPSNSSSLISSKLLLKVFLVAVLAVAWQYYFG; translated from the exons ATGGAATTGTCTTTCACGCAAGGTCGTTGGAACTATGAACTGTGGGGTGGATTTGACCCCATATCGAGCAGCAATGCTAAGCCTCCTGGAGTTGAGCTGTGGGCCGTCTTTGATGTCCCTCAAGACCAAGTTGATGCATCTTGGAAGAACTTAACCCACACTCTTTCAGGTCTTTTCTGTGCTTCAATTAACTTCCTTGAGTCCTCTACAATGTATTCAGCTCCTCAGTGGAGCTTCCGGCCAGCTACAGGCAATATAAGGTACGGTATGCTGCCCCGTGAAGCTGTTTGCACTGAGAACCTAACTCCATGGTTGAAGCTCCTTCCTTGTAGAGACAAAGATGGGCTTTCTGCATTAATGGACAGGCCATCAATTTATAAAAGTTTTTATCATTCTCAGCGGTTGCATTTGACCTCTAATAAATCTGGTCCAGAGGGGATGAATCCAGGCATCATTCTTGAACAAACACTTACTGTTGTTCTTCAGCCTAATAGTCAGAGAACTAGTATGACTTACTCTGGTGAAAAGAATGTTCAACCAAGCTGGTCTTTGAGTTCAATATTTGGAAGGAAAGTCAGTGGACGATGTGTTCTTGCAAAGTCTAGTAATGTATACCTTCAGCTTGAGAGAGGTCTAGTTGCCGAACTAAAGAAAAACAAGAATAATGGGGTTGGCAATATAGCTTCTGAAGGGTTTTGGAGTGGAACTGGGTTTGAATTGTCAGTTAGACCAGACAAGGTGTTTGAAGAAGAGAATAGCAGTCACAGAAGGGGCTCTTCAGTCCTTTTTGAGTTTTCCGTCGATAAATACAGCGACTCTCAGCCTTTTGATCTAGGCCTTAAATGGAAATTTCCTGTAACGTGGTCATCTGAACCAGCACCGTTACATGCTAGTAGGTTCTTGATGGGAAGTGGGAATGAAAGGGGTGCAATTGCTATCCTGTTGAAATCTGCAGACTTAAATGATGCCTCCTTGGGTACTTGTAGCAGTAGTAATGGATATAAATTCCGAGTTGATGTTTTCCAAGTTGTACCTTGGTATGTTAAGGTATATTATCATACTCTTCAGTTGTTTGTGAATGGCCAACCAAAGGCAGTTGGAGATGTTATAGAGAAGATTCATGTTTCACCTTCCAAAGACAAGATATCACCTGGAGTCATGGAGATGGTTTTGCAATTTCCTTGTGATGTGAAATCAGCTGCTTTAACATTAGAGTTTGATAAG GGTTTCCTACACATTGATGAATATCCTCCAGATGCTAATCAAGGATTTGATATTCCATCAGCTGCAATAAGCTTTCCCAACTTTTATACCAGCTTGCTTTTTCCTGGCAATTGTTCTGTGGACAAGTCACCTATGTTGTCAAAATTTCAG GAAAAAAATCCTGTTCTCTCTTATACAGAAGTATTACTTGTGCCGTTGACAACTCCTGATTTTAGCATGCCATACAATGTCATCACAATCACATGCACTGTATTTGCATTGTATTTTGGATCATTGCTAAATGTTCTTCGAAGGCGTGTGGATGAGGAGGAAAGGCTTCTTAAAAGCAAAG CTGGCAAAACCGCTCCGCTTTCTGGGCTGCTATCAAAGTTATCTGCTAAGCTAAGAGGAAGACCACAGGAAACTCCTCAGTCACCATCTAATTCATCATCCTTGATTAGTTCTAAATTGTTGTTGAAAGTCTTTTTAGTGGCTGTGTTAGCTGTTGCTTGGCAATACTATTTTGGATGA
- the LOC131169768 gene encoding uncharacterized protein LOC131169768 isoform X2, translating to MSGSDQPRTVKLLCPSLSKIVAFSAWDDQKLDLGLIARALGLEPSTLKLNGHFISRGVDLVSSSVTWRSLLKFFSAKGLSTGKDDKDALIVHGKLCKSGRTHDPQDAAPASRVNYRTETEEVSTEPQPEHVINFLMNKKLKENNSGCHQLFKCNGLGFKRKQLLEDVNSVKKLKINEANSGLGEKRK from the exons ATGTCAGGAAGCGATCAACCCAGAACAGTGAAGTTATTGTGCCCGTCACTGTCGAAGATAGTGGCATTCTCGGCATGGGATGACCAGAAACTGGACTTGGGATTGATAGCCAGGGCCTTGGGGCTAGAACCATCAACGTTGAAGCTCAATGGTCACTTCATCAGCAGAGGTGTTGATCTTGTATCCTCCTCTGTCACGTGGAGATCGCTTCTCAAGTTCTTCTCTGCTAAGGGGTTGTCCACTGGTAAAGACGATAAAGATGCTCTTATTGTCCATGGCAAGCTCTGCAAATCTGGGA GAACACACGATCCTCAAGATGCAGCTCCTGCTAGTAGAGTTAATTACAGAACTGAAACAGAGGAAGTTAGTACAGAGCCACAGCCTGAACATGTCATTAACTTCCTCATGAATAAGAAGTTAAAGGAAAACAATTCAG GATGTCACCAATTGTTCAAATGCAATGGTCTTGGTTTCAAGAGGAAACAATTGTTGGAAGACGTCAATTCAGTCAAGAAGTTAAAGATAAATGAAGCCAACTCAG GACTTGGAGAAAAGAGGAAATAA
- the LOC131169767 gene encoding 60S ribosomal protein L13a-3-like: MVSGSGICAKVVVVDARHHMLGRLASTVAKELLNGQKVVVVRCEEICMSGGLVRQKMKYMRFLRKRMNTKPSHGPIHFRAPAKIFWRTVRGMIPHKTKRGEAALARLKTYEGVPPPYDKMKRMVIPDALKVLRLQKGHKYCLLGRLSSEVGWNHYETIRELEKKRKERAQVLYERKKQLNKLRAKAEKVAEEKLGSQFEILSAVKY, encoded by the exons ATGGTGTCCGGATCGGGGATATGTGcgaaggtggtggtggtggacgCGCGGCATCATATGCTGGGGCGGCTGGCGTCGACGGTGGCGAAGGAGCTGCTGAACGGGCAGAAAGTGGTGGTGGTACGGTGTGAGGAGATTTGCATGTCCGGAGGACTGGTAAGGCAGAAGATGAAGTACATGAGATTCCTTCGCAAGCGTATGAACACCAAGCCTTCTCATGGACCCATTCACTTCCGCGCCCCTGCTAAGATCTTCTGGCGTACCGTTCGTGG AATGATCCCACACAAGACGAAGCGCGGGGAGGCTGCACTTGCACGTTTGAAGACTTATGAGGGTGTCCCACCTCCATATGATAAGATGAAGAGGATGGTTATCCCTGATGCCCTTAA GGTGTTGAGACTTCAGAAGGGACACAAGTACTGCCTGTTAGGCAGGTTGTCATCTGAGGTTGGATGGAACCACTATGAAACCATCAGG GAGctggagaagaagagaaaggaGAGAGCTCAAGTTTTGTATGAGAGGAAGAAGCAACTGAATAAACTCAGAGCAAAAGCTGAGAAGGTTGCAGAGGAGAAGCTTGGTTCCCAATTTGAGATACTGAGTGCTGTTAAGTACTGA
- the LOC131169768 gene encoding uncharacterized protein LOC131169768 isoform X1 — protein sequence MSGSDQPRTVKLLCPSLSKIVAFSAWDDQKLDLGLIARALGLEPSTLKLNGHFISRGVDLVSSSVTWRSLLKFFSAKGLSTGKDDKDALIVHGKLCKSGSKRTHDPQDAAPASRVNYRTETEEVSTEPQPEHVINFLMNKKLKENNSGCHQLFKCNGLGFKRKQLLEDVNSVKKLKINEANSGLGEKRK from the exons ATGTCAGGAAGCGATCAACCCAGAACAGTGAAGTTATTGTGCCCGTCACTGTCGAAGATAGTGGCATTCTCGGCATGGGATGACCAGAAACTGGACTTGGGATTGATAGCCAGGGCCTTGGGGCTAGAACCATCAACGTTGAAGCTCAATGGTCACTTCATCAGCAGAGGTGTTGATCTTGTATCCTCCTCTGTCACGTGGAGATCGCTTCTCAAGTTCTTCTCTGCTAAGGGGTTGTCCACTGGTAAAGACGATAAAGATGCTCTTATTGTCCATGGCAAGCTCTGCAAATCTGGGAGTAAGC GAACACACGATCCTCAAGATGCAGCTCCTGCTAGTAGAGTTAATTACAGAACTGAAACAGAGGAAGTTAGTACAGAGCCACAGCCTGAACATGTCATTAACTTCCTCATGAATAAGAAGTTAAAGGAAAACAATTCAG GATGTCACCAATTGTTCAAATGCAATGGTCTTGGTTTCAAGAGGAAACAATTGTTGGAAGACGTCAATTCAGTCAAGAAGTTAAAGATAAATGAAGCCAACTCAG GACTTGGAGAAAAGAGGAAATAA
- the LOC110642058 gene encoding acyltransferase GLAUCE translates to MENLKLVEKVVILPEKPTKCRRIFLSNIDLSLVVYQESVSFFDPPKNKISFSEACNSLYTALAHLLVPYDFFAGRLVPALEDDNRFEIDCNSAGVVVAAAKTGSTLNQLGELLTPKPEFRQFVAFLHEEGEEEMELQHKPLLHLQLTEMGCGGLALASRYNHCVLDGIAARDFEKNLAALTRGDEIVVLPNPDRTVFKARNPPRITHPHYEYSTAACETDSLFTVCGTSGINVKDWSPQNNKTCLIYMSPRRIASLKKAALKDGKLGKCSSFQVVAAKIWKVRSIAVKMQEEKISTMLFPVDARRIVVPPAPFGFAGNALVPGFARLKVKELKDREESYLVRKVQEGMERLDDEHVRSGIDWLEVHKGAPCRENSFSLVAWFRLGLEEDVFSWGKIKCVTPIMVKPGLVILLPGSQGEGGLHVCLQLPDDQMDEFCRLLVEE, encoded by the exons ATGGAGAACTTGAAGCTAGTAGAGAAGGTTGTGATTCTTCCGGAGAAACCCACGAAGTGCAGACGCATTTTCCTATCTAACATAGACCTGTCTCTTGTTGTATATCAAGAATCCGTCTCATTTTTTGATCCTCCAAAGAATAAAATTAGCTTCTCTGAAGCCTGCAATAGCCTGTATACTGCGCTTGCTCATTTGCTAGTGCCTTATGACTTCTTTGCTGGACGGCTTGTCCCTGCACTCGAAGATGATAATCGCTTCGAGATAGACTGTAATAGTGCTGGAGTTGTTGTTGCTGCTGCAAAAACTGGCTCCACGTTGAACCAACTTGGTGAGCTTTTAACACCCAAACCGGAGTTCAGACAATTTGTCGCTTTCTTGCATGAAGAGGGTGAAGAAGAAATGGAGCTTCAACACAAGCCTCTTCTCCATTTACAG TTAACAGAGATGGGATGTGGAGGCCTGGCACTGGCCTCGCGGTACAACCACTGTGTCCTGGATGGGATTGCAGCTCGCGATTTTGAGAAGAATTTAGCTGCTTTAACTCGTGGAGATGAAATTGTGGTGCTGCCAAATCCTGATCGAACGGTCTTCAAAGCGAGGAACCCACCAAGAATCACTCACCCACACTACGAGTACTCCACAGCTGCCTGCGAGACAGACAGCTTATTCACAGTTTGTGGGACGAGTGGCATCAATGTCAAGGACTGGTCACCACAGAATAATAAGACTTGCTTGATCTATATGTCCCCCAGAAGGATTGCCAGCTTGAAGAAGGCAGCTCTCAAGGATGGGAAATTAGGAAAATGCAGCAGTTTCCAAGTTGTGGCTGCCAAGATATGGAAGGTAAGGAGCATTGCAGTGAAAATGCAGGAAGAGAAAATCAGCACCATGTTATTTCCAGTGGATGCTCGAAGAATTGTGGTGCCACCTGCCCCGTTTGGATTTGCTGGAAATGCATTGGTTCCTGGATTTGCACGAttaaaagtgaaggaattgaaggATAGAGAAGAGTCTTACTTGGTGAGGAAAGTGCAAGAAGGGATGGAAAGATTGGATGATGAGCATGTGAGGTCTGGGATAGATTGGCTTGAGGTTCACAAAGGGGCACCTTGCAGAGAAAACAGCTTTTCGTTGGTGGCCTGGTTTAGATTAGGACTAGAAGAAGATGTGTTTTCATGGGGCAAAATTAAATGTGTGACACCAATTATGGTAAAACCTGGTTTGGTCATTCTTTTGCCAGGGTCACAAGGGGAGGGAGGCCTTCATGTCTGCCTACAACTGCCTGATGATCAAATGGATGAATTTTGTAGATTATTGGTGGAAGAATAA
- the LOC110642039 gene encoding uncharacterized protein LOC110642039 isoform X4 encodes MDSCPDLYPLTSLQIGDIKSNLSQAFLYFAPISHKFLILVDNQSWWRSKHSRSKCIRELMIAKYRVSPFKNTRALRRRPSLVYQSSSHGKKKFLKWLPNVSMASVSERAPFSMMNLYKALHGFIVFEVAWKDVWGINYLNELQTDTSLALEVKSLRKWEFNGIDQALSCISLWFSSTPTEAQTLWSSLIFLYYKVSSPSSLGITVASKDLLFNVSQAELFSEDAFFDVRECPIETNDKFCMDNQVGEPMIGKRKENLWEDSSFEPMEYKHTFLLFGFNDKNLPFQLNQIITSDLKLLTLLEAGLPSWVIFLQSYPFFNRVYRPWMRPLLRILYVVISSITVIIGFYDLYKNVPLLKAAASHLSWPFFKWIEACDMISRIRYLGTMLFLHNFEKAVRLFLMKTHVMKLSVLLLTRHLIHPLEHLVGFVVPIWSTFTEIGEKICMIARVVVQPLSNILLDFAKVLFSPLELLYSFILNLGTFISSLFNIIWGLLLIPSQGCLHLAKHVSSILLNIYEVLARAFMVFTNRKGLLLRFVQVKPSSSDMSFWHSVWNELFSKVFRSLKNIISVLVTFLTSCNRHRLSIHNYFKAALQQRYDLFRLAHLQCSCRSVPQLESHHKVGIKRHENCR; translated from the exons ATGGACTCTTGTCCTGATCTCTATCCTTTGACGAGTTTGCAGATTGG GGATATAAAGTCCAATCTATCACAGGCTTTCCTATATTTTGCTCCTATTAGCCATAAATTTCTTATCCTGGTTGACAATCAGTCATGGTGGAGAAGCAAGCATTCAAGATCAAAATGCATAAGGGAGTTAATGATCGCTAAG TACAGAGTATCACCTTTTAAAAATACTAGAGCTTTGCGGAGGAGGCCAAGTTTAGTATACCAATCCTCCAGCCATGGAAAGAAGAAATTTTTGAAGTGGTTGCCCAATGTTAGCATGGCTAGTGTCAGTGAAAGAGCTCCATTCTCTATGATGAATTTGTACAAAGCCTTGCATGGTTTCATAGTGTTTGAAGTTGCATGGAAAGATGTATGGGGTATCAACTATTTAAACGAGCTTCAG ACAGATACATCCCTCGCTTTAGAAGTGAAATCTCTGAGAAAATGGGAATTCAATGGCATTGATCAAGCATTGAGCTGTATTTCATTGTGGTTCTCGAGCACTCCAACTGAAGCACAAACCCTGTGGAGCAGTCTAATCTTTTTGTATTACAAagtttcttctccttcttctttggGAATCACAGTGGCTTCTAAAGACTTGCTGTTTAATGTATCTCAAGCTGAACTATTTTCTGAAGATGCGTTCTTTGATGTCAGGGAATGCCCCATTGAGACAAATGATAAGTTTTGTATGGATAACCAAGTAGGAGAGCCAATGattgggaaaagaaaagaaaatttatggGAGGATAGTAGCTTTGAGCCTATGGAATACAAGCATACGTTTCTGCTATTTGGGTTCAATGACAAAAATCTTCCATTTCAATTAAACCAAATTATTACCTCTGATTTGAAGCTTCTTACTTTACTTGAGGCAGGCCTTCCCTCTTGGGTTATCTTTCTTCAATCCTATCCATTTTTCAATAGAGTATATCGTCCCTGGATGCGCCCTTTATTGAGAATCCTTTATGTGGTAATCTCATCCATAACTGTCATTATTGGGTTTTATGATCTCTATAAGAATGTTCCACTCTTGAAGGCTGCTGCATCACATCTTTCTTGGCCATTTTTTAAGTGGATTGAAGCGTGTGATATGATTTCGAGAATCAGGTATCTTGGGACAATGTTGTTCCTACATAATTTTGAGAAAGCAGTTCGGTTGTTTCTAATGAAGACACATGTGATGAAGCTATCAGTATTGCTGCTTACAAGGCACTTGATTCATCCACTTGAACATCTGGTAGGATTTGTGGTGCCAATATGGAGCACTTTCACTGAAATAGGAGAGAAAATCTGTATGATTGCAAGGGTTGTGGTACAGCCCTTAAGCAACATCTTATTGGACTTTGCTAAGGTTTTATTCTCACCATTGGAGCTtctatattcatttattttaaatttag GCACTTTCATTTCTTCACTCTTTAATATCATATGGGGATTGCTCCTCATTCCTTCTCAAGGTTGTCTTCATTTGGCAAAACATGTGTCTTCTATATTACTAAACATCTATGAAGTTCTTGCAAGAGCCTTCATGGTATTTACCAATAGGAAGGGTCTGCTTTTGCGTTTTGTTCAAGTAAAGCCTAGCTCATCTGatatgtcattttggcattctgtttGGAATGAACTCTTCTCAAAG GTCTTCCGGTCCCTTAAAAACATTATATCTGTTCTTGTTACATTCCTCACTTCCTGCAACAGGCATAGGTTAAG
- the LOC110642050 gene encoding uncharacterized protein LOC110642050 isoform X1 — protein MSIRPIDVMAIPLKSTHFFIFLLLLSNIFTPIISFGLTIEQEREEFYEELLLRPLPDRKVLAHFHFQSTAPSSNSNGRHHHLFPKAISQLVQKFQIKEMELSFTQGRWNYELWGGFDPISSSNAKPPGVELWAVFDVPQDQVDASWKNLTHTLSGLFCASINFLESSTMYSAPQWSFRPATGNIRYGMLPREAVCTENLTPWLKLLPCRDKDGLSALMDRPSIYKSFYHSQRLHLTSNKSGPEGMNPGIILEQTLTVVLQPNSQRTSMTYSGEKNVQPSWSLSSIFGRKVSGRCVLAKSSNVYLQLERGLVAELKKNKNNGVGNIASEGFWSGTGFELSVRPDKVFEEENSSHRRGSSVLFEFSVDKYSDSQPFDLGLKWKFPVTWSSEPAPLHASRFLMGSGNERGAIAILLKSADLNDASLGTCSSSNGYKFRVDVFQVVPWYVKVYYHTLQLFVNGQPKAVGDVIEKIHVSPSKDKISPGVMEMVLQFPCDVKSAALTLEFDKGFLHIDEYPPDANQGFDIPSAAISFPNFYTSLLFPGNCSVDKSPMLSKFQEKNPVLSYTEVLLVPLTTPDFSMPYNVITITCTVFALYFGSLLNVLRRRVDEEERLLKSKAGKTAPLSGLLSKLSAKLRGRPQETPQSPSNSSSLISSKLLLKVFLVAVLAVAWQYYFG, from the exons ATGAGCATTAGACCAATCGATGTAATGGCGATTCCACTAAAATCGACACACTTCTTTATCTTTCTATTACTTTTATCCAACATCTTTACTCCTATAATCTCCTTTGGATTGACCATAGAGCAAGAACGAGAAGAGTTCTATGAGGAATTGTTGTTGAGGCCGTTGCCTGATCGGAAAGTGTTGGCGCATTTCCACTTCCAAAGCACAGCTCCTTCCTCAAATTCCAATGGCCGCCACCATCACCTCTTCCCCAAAGCCATTTCTCAGCTG GTACAGAAATTTCAGATTAAGGAAATGGAATTGTCTTTCACGCAAGGTCGTTGGAACTATGAACTGTGGGGTGGATTTGACCCCATATCGAGCAGCAATGCTAAGCCTCCTGGAGTTGAGCTGTGGGCCGTCTTTGATGTCCCTCAAGACCAAGTTGATGCATCTTGGAAGAACTTAACCCACACTCTTTCAGGTCTTTTCTGTGCTTCAATTAACTTCCTTGAGTCCTCTACAATGTATTCAGCTCCTCAGTGGAGCTTCCGGCCAGCTACAGGCAATATAAGGTACGGTATGCTGCCCCGTGAAGCTGTTTGCACTGAGAACCTAACTCCATGGTTGAAGCTCCTTCCTTGTAGAGACAAAGATGGGCTTTCTGCATTAATGGACAGGCCATCAATTTATAAAAGTTTTTATCATTCTCAGCGGTTGCATTTGACCTCTAATAAATCTGGTCCAGAGGGGATGAATCCAGGCATCATTCTTGAACAAACACTTACTGTTGTTCTTCAGCCTAATAGTCAGAGAACTAGTATGACTTACTCTGGTGAAAAGAATGTTCAACCAAGCTGGTCTTTGAGTTCAATATTTGGAAGGAAAGTCAGTGGACGATGTGTTCTTGCAAAGTCTAGTAATGTATACCTTCAGCTTGAGAGAGGTCTAGTTGCCGAACTAAAGAAAAACAAGAATAATGGGGTTGGCAATATAGCTTCTGAAGGGTTTTGGAGTGGAACTGGGTTTGAATTGTCAGTTAGACCAGACAAGGTGTTTGAAGAAGAGAATAGCAGTCACAGAAGGGGCTCTTCAGTCCTTTTTGAGTTTTCCGTCGATAAATACAGCGACTCTCAGCCTTTTGATCTAGGCCTTAAATGGAAATTTCCTGTAACGTGGTCATCTGAACCAGCACCGTTACATGCTAGTAGGTTCTTGATGGGAAGTGGGAATGAAAGGGGTGCAATTGCTATCCTGTTGAAATCTGCAGACTTAAATGATGCCTCCTTGGGTACTTGTAGCAGTAGTAATGGATATAAATTCCGAGTTGATGTTTTCCAAGTTGTACCTTGGTATGTTAAGGTATATTATCATACTCTTCAGTTGTTTGTGAATGGCCAACCAAAGGCAGTTGGAGATGTTATAGAGAAGATTCATGTTTCACCTTCCAAAGACAAGATATCACCTGGAGTCATGGAGATGGTTTTGCAATTTCCTTGTGATGTGAAATCAGCTGCTTTAACATTAGAGTTTGATAAG GGTTTCCTACACATTGATGAATATCCTCCAGATGCTAATCAAGGATTTGATATTCCATCAGCTGCAATAAGCTTTCCCAACTTTTATACCAGCTTGCTTTTTCCTGGCAATTGTTCTGTGGACAAGTCACCTATGTTGTCAAAATTTCAG GAAAAAAATCCTGTTCTCTCTTATACAGAAGTATTACTTGTGCCGTTGACAACTCCTGATTTTAGCATGCCATACAATGTCATCACAATCACATGCACTGTATTTGCATTGTATTTTGGATCATTGCTAAATGTTCTTCGAAGGCGTGTGGATGAGGAGGAAAGGCTTCTTAAAAGCAAAG CTGGCAAAACCGCTCCGCTTTCTGGGCTGCTATCAAAGTTATCTGCTAAGCTAAGAGGAAGACCACAGGAAACTCCTCAGTCACCATCTAATTCATCATCCTTGATTAGTTCTAAATTGTTGTTGAAAGTCTTTTTAGTGGCTGTGTTAGCTGTTGCTTGGCAATACTATTTTGGATGA
- the LOC110642039 gene encoding uncharacterized protein LOC110642039 isoform X2, producing MDSCPDLYPLTSLQIGDIKSNLSQAFLYFAPISHKFLILVDNQSWWRSKHSRSKCIRELMIAKYRVSPFKNTRALRRRPSLVYQSSSHGKKKFLKWLPNVSMASVSERAPFSMMNLYKALHGFIVFEVAWKDVWGINYLNELQTDTSLALEVKSLRKWEFNGIDQALSCISLWFSSTPTEAQTLWSSLIFLYYKVSSPSSLGITVASKDLLFNVSQAELFSEDAFFDVRECPIETNDKFCMDNQVGEPMIGKRKENLWEDSSFEPMEYKHTFLLFGFNDKNLPFQLNQIITSDLKLLTLLEAGLPSWVIFLQSYPFFNRVYRPWMRPLLRILYVVISSITVIIGFYDLYKNVPLLKAAASHLSWPFFKWIEACDMISRIRYLGTMLFLHNFEKAVRLFLMKTHVMKLSVLLLTRHLIHPLEHLVGFVVPIWSTFTEIGEKICMIARVVVQPLSNILLDFAKVLFSPLELLYSFILNLGTFISSLFNIIWGLLLIPSQGCLHLAKHVSSILLNIYEVLARAFMVFTNRKGLLLRFVQVKPSSSDMSFWHSVWNELFSKVFRSLKNIISVLVTFLTSCNRHRLSIHNYFKAALQQRYDLFRLAHLQCSCRSVPQLESHHKQVGIKRHENCR from the exons ATGGACTCTTGTCCTGATCTCTATCCTTTGACGAGTTTGCAGATTGG GGATATAAAGTCCAATCTATCACAGGCTTTCCTATATTTTGCTCCTATTAGCCATAAATTTCTTATCCTGGTTGACAATCAGTCATGGTGGAGAAGCAAGCATTCAAGATCAAAATGCATAAGGGAGTTAATGATCGCTAAG TACAGAGTATCACCTTTTAAAAATACTAGAGCTTTGCGGAGGAGGCCAAGTTTAGTATACCAATCCTCCAGCCATGGAAAGAAGAAATTTTTGAAGTGGTTGCCCAATGTTAGCATGGCTAGTGTCAGTGAAAGAGCTCCATTCTCTATGATGAATTTGTACAAAGCCTTGCATGGTTTCATAGTGTTTGAAGTTGCATGGAAAGATGTATGGGGTATCAACTATTTAAACGAGCTTCAG ACAGATACATCCCTCGCTTTAGAAGTGAAATCTCTGAGAAAATGGGAATTCAATGGCATTGATCAAGCATTGAGCTGTATTTCATTGTGGTTCTCGAGCACTCCAACTGAAGCACAAACCCTGTGGAGCAGTCTAATCTTTTTGTATTACAAagtttcttctccttcttctttggGAATCACAGTGGCTTCTAAAGACTTGCTGTTTAATGTATCTCAAGCTGAACTATTTTCTGAAGATGCGTTCTTTGATGTCAGGGAATGCCCCATTGAGACAAATGATAAGTTTTGTATGGATAACCAAGTAGGAGAGCCAATGattgggaaaagaaaagaaaatttatggGAGGATAGTAGCTTTGAGCCTATGGAATACAAGCATACGTTTCTGCTATTTGGGTTCAATGACAAAAATCTTCCATTTCAATTAAACCAAATTATTACCTCTGATTTGAAGCTTCTTACTTTACTTGAGGCAGGCCTTCCCTCTTGGGTTATCTTTCTTCAATCCTATCCATTTTTCAATAGAGTATATCGTCCCTGGATGCGCCCTTTATTGAGAATCCTTTATGTGGTAATCTCATCCATAACTGTCATTATTGGGTTTTATGATCTCTATAAGAATGTTCCACTCTTGAAGGCTGCTGCATCACATCTTTCTTGGCCATTTTTTAAGTGGATTGAAGCGTGTGATATGATTTCGAGAATCAGGTATCTTGGGACAATGTTGTTCCTACATAATTTTGAGAAAGCAGTTCGGTTGTTTCTAATGAAGACACATGTGATGAAGCTATCAGTATTGCTGCTTACAAGGCACTTGATTCATCCACTTGAACATCTGGTAGGATTTGTGGTGCCAATATGGAGCACTTTCACTGAAATAGGAGAGAAAATCTGTATGATTGCAAGGGTTGTGGTACAGCCCTTAAGCAACATCTTATTGGACTTTGCTAAGGTTTTATTCTCACCATTGGAGCTtctatattcatttattttaaatttag GCACTTTCATTTCTTCACTCTTTAATATCATATGGGGATTGCTCCTCATTCCTTCTCAAGGTTGTCTTCATTTGGCAAAACATGTGTCTTCTATATTACTAAACATCTATGAAGTTCTTGCAAGAGCCTTCATGGTATTTACCAATAGGAAGGGTCTGCTTTTGCGTTTTGTTCAAGTAAAGCCTAGCTCATCTGatatgtcattttggcattctgtttGGAATGAACTCTTCTCAAAG GTCTTCCGGTCCCTTAAAAACATTATATCTGTTCTTGTTACATTCCTCACTTCCTGCAACAGGCATAGGTTAAG